The proteins below are encoded in one region of Thermothelomyces thermophilus ATCC 42464 chromosome 1, complete sequence:
- a CDS encoding glycoside hydrolase family 45 protein (CAZy_ID 267844): MHLSATTGFLALPALALAQLSGSGQTTRYWDCCKPSCAWPGKGPSSPVQACDKNDNPLNDGGSTRSGCDAGGSAYMCSSQSPWAVSDELSYGWAAVKLAGSSESQWCCACYELTFTSGPVAGKKMIVQATNTGGDLGDNHFDLAIPGGGVGIFNACTDQYGAPPNGWGDRYGGIHSKEECESFPEALKPGCNWRFDWFQNADNPSVTFQEVACPSELTSKSGCSR; this comes from the exons ATGCATCTCTCCGCCACCACCGGGTTCCTCGCCCTCCCGGCCCTGGCCCTGGCCCAGCTCTCGGGCAGCGGCCAGACGACCCGGTACTGGGACTGCTGCAAGCCGAGCTGCGCCTGGCCCGGCAAGGGCCCCTCGTCTCCGGTGCAGGCCTGCGACAAGAACGACAACCCGCTCAACGACGGCGGCTCCACCCGGTCCGGCTGCGACGCGGGCGGCAGCGCCTACATGTGCTCCTCCCAGAGCCCCTGGGCCGTCAGCGACGAGCTGTCGTACGGCTGGGCGGCCGTCAAGCTCGCCGGCAGCTCCGAGTCGCAGTGGTGCTGCGCCTGCTACGAGCTGACCTTCACCAGCGGGCCGGTCGCGGGCAAGAAGATGATTGTGCAGGCGACCAACACCGGTGGCGACCTGGGCGACAACCACTTTGACCTGGCC ATCCCCGGTGGCGGTGTCGGTATTTTCAACG CCTGCACCGACCAGTACGGCGCTCCCCCGAACGGCTGGGGCGACCGCTACGGCGGCATCCATTCCAAGGAAGAGTGCGAATCCTTCCCGGAGGCCCTCAAGCCCGGCTGCAACTGGCGCTTCGACTG GTTCCAAAACGCCGACAACCCGTCGGTCACCTTCCAGGAGGTGGCCTGCCCGTCGGAGCTCACGTCCAAGAGCGGCTGCTCCCGTTAA